In Takifugu flavidus isolate HTHZ2018 chromosome 5, ASM371156v2, whole genome shotgun sequence, the following proteins share a genomic window:
- the snx18a gene encoding sorting nexin-18a isoform X2 gives MALRAKALYDFNSENPGEVSVRENEILTLYSEQDIDGWLEGANSKGERGLFPASYVEILRNNTNSTLNNNSCSTSGDTYPDSRYANIPPGGFDASYAPQKVEDKSSGVSTLTQQPPAQQQPPYQQASQGSDDDWDDDWDDNSTVADEPGSAGRRYHDFDGNGLSTYRVSTSSMARGNAQHAKSSATVSRNLNRFSTFVKSGGEAFVLGEASGFVKDGDKLCVVMGQYGPEWQENPYPFTCTIDDPTKQTKFKGMKSYISYKLTPTHTQNQVNRRYKHFDWLYARLAEKFPVISVPHLPEKQATGRFEEDFISKRRKGLIWWMNHMTSHPVLARCDVFQHFLTCSSTDEKAWKQGKRKAEKDEMVGANFFLTISTPPAPLDFQEVESKVDGFKTFTKRMDDSALQLSATASEFARKQMSGFKKEYQKMGLSFKVLSQAFEMDQQPYSAGLNQAISFTADTYDAIGDYFAEQPRKDLDPIMDLLGLYQGHLANFPDIIHVQKDHIG, from the coding sequence ATGGCGCTCAGAGCCAAGGCACTGTACGATTTCAACTCTGAAAACCCGGGAGAGGTGTCGGTGAGGGAGAACGAAATCCTAACTTTGTACAGCGAGCAGGACATTGACGGCTGGCTCGAAGGGGCGAACAGCAAAGGGGAGAGGGGACTCTTCCCCGCGTCCTACGTGGAGATCTTGAGGAATAACACCAACTCTACgctcaacaacaacagctgtagCACATCTGGGGACACTTACCCGGACTCCCGATATGCAAACATCCCACCAGGGGGATTTGACGCGTCCTACGCCCCTCAGAAAGTTGAAGACAAATCGTCTGGTGTCTCCACCTTGACGCAGCAGCccccagcgcagcagcagcccccctACCAGCAGGCCAGCCAGGGGAGCGACGACGACTGGGACGACGACTGGGACGACAACTCCACCGTCGCCGACGAGCCGGGCTCTGCGGGGAGGAGGTATCACGACTTTGACGGCAATGGATTGTCCACTTACAGGGTGTCGACGTCCTCCATGGCGAGAGGAAACGCCCAGCACGCCAAGAGCTCCGCCACGGTCAGCAGAAACCTGAACAGGTTTTCGACCTTTGTGAAGTCGGGAGGAGAGGCGTTTGTGCTCGGGGAGGCGTCGGGGTTTGTGAAGGATGGAGACAAGCTCTGTGTGGTTATGGGTCAGTACGGCCCCGAGTGGCAGGAGAACCCCTACCCCTTCACCTGCACCATCGACGACCCCACGAAACAGACCAAGTTCAAGGGCATGAAAAGTTACATCTCCTACAAGCTGACCCCGACCCACACGCAGAACCAGGTGAACCGCAGGTATAAGCACTTTGACTGGTTGTACGCCCGCCTGGCCGAAAAGTTCCCCGTCATCTCGGTGCCGCACCTGCCGGAGAAGCAGGCCACGGGGCGCTTCGAGGAGGACTTCATCTCCAAGCGGAGGAAAGGCCTCATATGGTGGATGAACCACATGACCAGCCACCCCGTCCTGGCCAGGTGCGATGTTTTCCAGCActtcctcacctgcagcagcacggaCGAAAAGGCCTGGAAGCAGGGGAAGAGGAAGGCGGAGAAGGACGAGATGGTCGGGGCCAACTTCTTCCTCACCATCAGCACCCCGCCGGCTCCCCTCGACTTCCAGGAGGTGGAGAGCAAAGTGGACGGCTTCAAGACCTTCACCAAGAGGATGGACGACAGCGCCTTGCAGCTCAGCGCCACCGCCAGCGAGTTTGCCCGCAAGCAGATGAGCGGCTTTAAGAAGGAATACCAGAAAATGGGGCTGTCCTTCAAGGTCCTCAGCCAGGCCTTTGAAATGGACCAGCAGCCGTACTCCGCTGGGCTGAACCAGGCTATCTCCTTCACCGCCGACACCTACGACGCCATCGGGGATTATTTTGCAGAGCAGCCGAGGAAGGACCTGGACCCCATCATGGATTTGTTAGGTCTCTACCAAGGACATCTAGCTAACTTCCCAGACATCATACATGTccagaaag